AACATGTTCTTGTTTAGAAAGCAAAACCGTTGAGTGTTATCAAAGGCTATTCCTTCTGCTGAAATCCAGTAAGCTTTAtcgttgtggcatcaccattacttttaataaaaattattgtttAATTGAAGTCCTGTTGCTACTTCTGCGTAAACCGTTTTGGCTGTTATGGAAATCCATTCGCTGTCTCAGACTTCAGACTTGCAACTATGTTAACAGTTACCTAATTCGATGTTTGTACGTGCACTGTTACTCTCTGTTGGACAGAATCAGTCCTGGAAAAGGCTGTTAAAAAGTGTATCTAAACAGTACATGGTAATAAATCTGTGCTATCGTCTTTTGTAGTAGACCCCCTGATATATGTCAACAGTTGGGAAGTTTGGTAAATCAGTGCAGCCTGGTGAGCCAGGTTAGCGCAGGGATTTTAAATACTTTGCTAGCCAGCAAAAACTGAGCCAGAACTGGTTTACAATACGATCATgtcagcagcttctccagagtCCTGAGGATTTTGTAATAAACAGCAGCACAACTGAAGTACAAGTAGGGCATTTGCCTGTGTCCTCAGACTGGTCCAAGCAGCATCCATGCTCACCACAAACAGACGCTGCCTTCTACCTAGTGATGGGAGTATTCTGAGGTTTCAGGCAGAAATTAACCCTTCCTCTggaaattttatataaatataatgcttctttttccatgctaaaaaacaaaacaaagtacaCATTTCTGGACCAAAATCAGATTTTTCCATAGTAAAGATGTATCCCTAGGTATTTTAGCTTAATGTATCTTCAGGGATATCACGTTTTAAATAGGGGGACTAACAATTCCTTCTTAAAAAACGTTTTGTGTGGGAGCACGTATCTTTCTGCAACACGCAGGCAGGTGGATACTGGTAAGCAGAGGCAGCTTCTTGGCTCTTGACAAGGACTGTGGAGAAAGCACTTTGTGGCAGGACACTGGAAACAAAGGTTAAAATGAAGAAActagatgaaataaaaaaatgcataagaAAGTGACAGGATGAGCAAATGGTGGCCAAGAGGCATTCTGGCAGTCCTGAGAAGCGGTCAGGGCCAGCTGGGAGAGACTCAAGAGGAGGTCAACACGCAAACCTCAGCACTCCCATCACCTGCTGGTATCACCAGGAAAGGCTCAGCTCCTTACCAGCCGCTGTACTTCTCTCCAAGGCTAATGGTACCAACAGCGGTCACGGCTGATGCACAGGGGCTGAATTTCTCAGCCGTCTTCCAACGTTGGCATGTTAACCTAACTTGCCCATCTtgaattttaaacaaaagtttCTGGCTCCAACTCCACCACCTCATAAGTTGCTGAACAAATAGTTTTAATCaatacatttgcaaaaataatgagAGATTTTTGGATAACTTGCAAACAGAGAGAAGCAGCTCTCTGCTTATTAATCTATATGTTACAAATCACTTCTAGCTGCTGTTATAAAAAATCCAGCTTGACTGATGAAAGTTCATGTTTCACACCTTTTTTGGCAAAACAGGAACAAGCTATAATTTTACTTAATAAACCCAAACTCTCTTGTAATTTTGTTATTTGGAAAGCTTTGTAGTAAATCAATCATCGGAAGAATTATTGGCctgctttattttaaatcaatctAAGGAGTACCCAGAGGCTTTtttaaagttggggtttttttcagagcacaCTATGGATTTGTATAACTAAAGAAATATTtactaagaatattttaaaaagcatttgttttcccCCTTGGAATAAAACAAACACCTGACACATCTTCATGAGGAGCCCGTTCCCCAGTAAGCAGCACCTGTCACTCGCCTCTTCCCTTGCAACTCCATGAAGGGTTTTCATGTGGAAAATAACAAACACGGTGTCTTCAGCTGTGTCAATAACCGGCATCTCCATCAACACCAGGTAACGCTGCTCAGGTACATCTCATAAATCTTGCTGGAAGTCACAAGAGAAGGAGCAGAAGTGCAGGGCCATCGCCCATGGGGAACTGGAAGTCCTGTGCAAATGCCAGCAGCAGCTGAGTTGCCCACTCGCCACTTCACGTGGCACCTAATCCAGCCCATGCCAGTCCAGGCAATTTTATGACATATTTTTGACAGTTGTGTGGTAGCAGCTTGATAGCAAAAAATGCCATGCTGATGTTCATGTTGTCAATTTACCGGATGCCAGTGACAGGAGGAAAGACATTGCCACCTGGATGTCTCCGTTGCTCAAGAGAACaagctctttctgcttccccagTTCCAGGACTCCGACCTGGcaaattgttcttttttcttctcttcttttaaatTAGCCATATTTAATAAAGGATTTTGCTGGATTAATAAATTCAATTGCATTTAGTGACATTATATTCCATTTTGCAATGTGTTGTAATGTAAGTAGTTAAATATGTAACTaagcattttaaaacatgaaatcataagaaaaaatttaattGCAACAGAAAGACTCTTGCCAACATATTGTATTTGTTTAGTGTCAATTTCTCTTCCCATAGTAGTGAAATGCCACATCCGTATTTAAAATCTGGAGTATTGACACAATCTTCTGAGCATATAAAGCTGTTTTGGCAAAATAGAAGAGTGCCTGCCGCGCTGCAGCTACGAAAATGAAACAGCTCATCAATTTACCAAAAATCTGCTTACAGACAAGGCATTCTCCAGCCTTCAGGAAATCTAATGCTTTTCTCACGCAGGAAGAAATCCTCACCACGCAGAAGTCGGTAAGAAACCTCTGCTGACTTCAATACGGCCAACTGCTACGAGATTGACAGGGCCATcattatgctttaaaattaagCTTATGCACATGCATTCACGCATAGGAGCTGTGACAGCAGAAAGGCTTAATGCAACAGTTATAAGGATACTGCAGTTTGAGATTAATGTGTTACTCGccaaaaaatctaattttaataGGAGGTcaaacctttaaaatatttttttcttcagcatgtcAAAATCTCACATTTCTTCAGCTGTCACAGAGCACTGTTAGAAAAGGAGATAGAATCTGCTGATTGAATTAAAGTGTGGTTTCTCAGAGACTGAAccagtatttattttgaaattacttctAAATGATTAATTACCCACTTAAAAGCATAAGCAAACCTTTGGCCTCATAGCATCTCTATAATCTTCCACAGTATATAAATAAAAGGTTTCTGATATCTGTAATTACTTACCAAAATAAAAGACTGTTTTATGTGGcagttttctttgtaaatttttattaaaaaaaaaaaaatcttttaatgcaATTAGTCAATACATGTGTAATAATACTTAATAAAGTATCACGTAGTAGTAGTTATTTTGGATTCAGGAATGTAATGGTTTTAACTAAATCATCAGAGCTCTGTTCCGCTCCAGTCTCTTCTAAATTGTCCTTTTTTCCCAGAATTTAAACAAACTCATTCTTTGTCAAGGTACATCATCCTTAAGGCCTTGCAAACTTTTTAGTGTTTGAACCAAAACAAAGAGAGAGCTCGGCTTTCTTGATCTGAAGACCACATTTCTCTTGAGCTTAAAAAGGTGCCTGCAGTTTTCAAGCAGTTAGTGGCAAATCAGCAAGAAAGAAATCGGAGGAGAAGAAGGGGCACTTGGAAATCAAAACAGTAAAGTGCACAGCTATACTGTCCGAAATTGTATTAATCTGATCCAAAGAACTTACTAGACTGTGGATATTTAATACAATTTGGCTTGCATGGAACATACAATCACGATCGGAcagaaaggattttctttttcttcctgaagtcaTCTACAGGATTTACTGAATTCAATTTTCAAGGGTAACATACTGCAGCTCTTTGGATATTGATTGGTTTCCTAAGTCCACAAGGAGATGGAGAAGGGCGGGAGGTGTGGAGGGTTGCAAGGTGTCCTCGTGCCTTCTCAGTTTTGTTTAGATGCCAGTACTCTCCAGTTCCCCGTCCTCCAGCCCTAATGCAGCATGCGACCTAGAAATCATAAAGAGTTTCTCTTTATTTGTGTACTGTCTTTGAGTTTGCTGGGATTGCTCCCCTGCTTGTTCTCTGCTGGTAGCCTTGAGAGGGTCCATCTTCTCAGCTGGTTCCTCCTCACAGTCCTGGGTTTTACTGGCTGGGGTGTTGGCAACTGACTCCACGGAGGTGCCTGCCTCCTCCAGGTGGCTGTAGCCCTTATTGCTGCTGGAAGGGTCAGACTGGGAACTCTGGGAGTCCATCTTGGTGATGGCAGGGGGAGTAGAGGGGGGTGACCCTCCGAGGTCCAGAGATTTGGAGTAGCTAGATGTCTTTACCAAGAGGCTGGAGTCCGGGCCCCCGCTGACAGCTGGGGACTGAGGTGTCTCAGGGAAAAGGGGACGCCTGGCATCGGGCAAACAGCTGGTGCTCTGCCGCCTGAGAACCAGTTTGTGCTTCCTCGTCCCATAGCCTCCCTCGACGCGGCTGCTGCTGAGGTCAGTCAGGCTGAGTTCAAACTCCCCCCGTGGGATCTCCCGGGCTCCCTGCTCACCAGGGggtctcctccagcctccccctccaCTGCTCGGTGCCAAGGGCAGGAGGGTGAAAGCGCTGAGCGAAGAGCCAACAATGGAGCTGGCTGTGCTGCGCCGGCCCCAGCTCTCTGGCGGGCTGCAGGGTGGGCTGGTGACAGTGCGGCCAGCGAGCGCAGCATGCTCTCGGTAGATGCTGTACACAGCCTCGGCCAGGCTGGGTGGCTGCGGTGGGGTGCAGAAGGAGGAACGCCGTGGTGAGGATGCCAGGTCCGGCGGGGAAAGGGAGACACCCAGTCCTGGTGGCCAGGAGCTCCTGGCCAGCATGGCTGCAGCGCCCAAGCCTTCACTGCCCGGCTTTAGCTCCAAACCCCGGGACTGCACGTAGTTGACAAAGCCGTTAAGAGGAGCTGAGGCCGGGGTGCCTCCATCCTTGGCGCGCAGGCTGTGGGCATCGATGACGGTGGAGTAGAGGTCACGCAGGTTGATGATCTTGGTCTTCTTGTCACGGTTCTCATGCAATACCGCATTGGcgcagatgaagaggaagatgcCGATACCCATGATGAGGGGGCCCAGCACCTTCAGCTTGTCTGAATGCAAGTAGCTTGAGAAAAGACGGAAAAGGAAACCCACTGAGGCCTGGGGGGacgaggaggtggggggagacTGTGGGGACACCCGGGTAGTCGCAGTGGTGGAGGTGTTGGCTCTGGGGTGTGACTCTAGGTGGATCTCTGTTTGTGCCCCTTCCTGGCTACGGGAGCGGTTCTTGGGGGTGCCACCCTGTGGTGCCAGCTGTCGGCCCCCACTGAAGCCGCCTTCTCTGTATACCTGGTTGGGCTTCGGCCAGTAGCCCACCACGGCCAAGGCAATGCCCACCAGCAGTACCAGGATGCCACAGAGGGCGATGAGCCCTGAGAGAGAGCACAGCTTGAGCTTGCCTTTCACCACCACCACGTCATTCTTGCGCTTCTTTTTGGATTTGCGTTTGCGTTTGGGGACTTGGCTTTGGGGTCGCAAGGGGTCCTGTTTCCTAGCCGAGATCCTCAGGAGGCCTCCAGTGGCGATCATGGCTGGCTACCCAGAGCACTGCCCCCTGCAGCCGCTCCAGTTCCTGTGgtgaaagggagaagagaaagggatGAGGATCAGGGGCAGACCTGCAGAACAAGAGGTGTCTCCGTTTACTGTTCCTCATTCAAACTCCTGCTAATCAAAACCCTCAACAAGTGGGACAGGGGTTGACACCAAGAGGACAATCTCCATTGCCCGTACAGCTCTTGTGTGTGAGAAACAGACAGGCCGACTGACAAGACAGAAAATTAAGCAACCCTAGGAAGCAAAGCAGCCATGTACCCCACTCCACTCTTGTTAAACAGCTAATTAATTTCTTTACAATCCAGGTAGCTGATAGAGGGAGTGGTATCTGCTGGtgtgaacaacaacaaaaaaatgatcTTGCTGGTGTCAGAAGGAGCTTGCAAAGCACTGGAGCTCAGAGAATGCTGACAGCCTCCCTACCCTGAGCCCCAGTCCCCAATGAGGTCTGGGGGTTACGCTGCACACTGTGGTTAATGATGTCACACAGGATTTGAGAgatggggaaaataaaaggaggaagaCAGTATATTTGATCTATAGATACCATTTGTTTCATTAGACTATTTACATATTACTGGGGGGAGGGTTAAACATATTACTTGCCTTTCTTAAACGAGTGGGAAAGGAATTACTGTGAAATGCACAAGGGAAACATTTGAACACCGGAAAGCAGTGCCCTGTGAAAGTTTCTTCCCAGCCATTTGCACTTGATCTGCAATATTACAGAAATTCACCTCCTGCCTGCGGTCCAGAGACATCCCTGGTTTGGGAACACGTGTGATGCTCCAGGTAAACGTTATGTAACAGCAGCAAATTCCTCCCCTCGCCTTCCCCGCCCCCAGAAAAGGGAGATGGTGGCTGGCAGGTAAGAGATGGCATGTCAAATCTTATTAAAGGAGGAGCAAACCCTTGCGAGTCACCTGGGGAAACAGCCATGACCGCTTGTAGGGAAACTGGCAGGGGACTGCACATTGGGCGTTTATGGCTTTTGTTTTACTGGATCTTCTGAAGGCATATCTCTGTTCCAGTGATCGGAGCTGCATGTAGGAACAATTCCTGCACTGTTGCAATTCTTTTTGGAAGATATTCCTTCATGCTACCAAGGAGCAGGATCCCCTCCCCCCTTTCTCTTTCTGAGTgtccaattattttttctttgagggAGCAAAAGACGACAGCAGCAAATATAATACCATTAACAAAGTTCAATTCATTGCACTGAAAGGAGATTAAGTAagcacctaaaaaaaacccaaacaaccttgCTCCTCTTCCCCTGTTCAGCttttaaatctcatttcttttctcttctattcCCAGATTGCCACATATGTAGTAATTTTGTGTCCCATTTACTCCATTTgtattttccccagaaaaagaaGGGTGTTGTCAGCGAGGACATTGTTAAATTACTCTCCGAGGTCCTGCACGCTCAAAACAAAGAGCAGAGACTTGTCTTTTCTTTCCTATCGCTgaggtactttaaaaaaaaaaaaaaaaaaaagaaaagaaaagaaaaaaaaaaagaagaaaaaaagcattctttGTTGATGCGAAAGTGTAATTATCGGGGAATGCTTTGCTTTAATTACCGGTTCGTTGATCTCAGTCTttctgctgccccaccagccaGCAGCCCGTCTCCTCTACCACGGCAAAGAGAGATGGCAAAATCATCCCCGAGCAGCCTTCGCCGTTCGACACTCCGTTTTCGGCGAGGGAGAGCGCCGAGCCCGGCGTGGGAAGGAGGGCACCGCCGGACCCACCGGCCATCGCCAGCGAGCGCAACGCCATGCAACACCCCGGGACCGGCAGGGGATGGAGCCACATCTCGCACcaaccgaccccccccggctccttCGGCGAGACCTCAAGCGCTACTACCCCCGACCCGGCTCAGTAAAGACCAAATACAGTTTTTTAACAGTAGGAGCCCAGTTAACCCCTTTCCCACCCCGAGGGCTCCACAGACGGGTCTCGCCGGGCTCCGGCtgccggggcagggcaggggccgcCACGCACTGTTGTACCGGCGCTCCGGCAGCCGGCCCCGGGGTGCCCcgcgggcagggcggggggggagacgCGTCGGTCGAGCTGGCCCCGCAGCTCCCCGCCGTCGGGGCAGGACTTTCAGCCCCTGCCCGGCCTCCCCCGCTTTCAACCTCGGGGCGTCGGCCGGGGGTCGCCGGCGGCCGCTCAAGATGGCAGCGGCGGGGGGACGCGGTCACTTACCGAGGAGGACCCGGGGAGAAGTCCGCGCGGGAAGCGGCCGAGCCGCCGCGGGGAAGAAACTTTCCGGCCCGAGCGAGcatccccgcccgccgcccgccccgacgccgccgccgccgcctcgccgcccCTCAcggccccgggcgggcgggcggcggggctgggccgaGCGCCGGGCGTcccctcggccccgccgccgccggccgcctcAGGGAGCTCCGCGGGAGCGCTGTCCCCTCGCCATGCCGCATCCTTCCTGGCCGCCGGACCCGCCGGCCCGGCGGAGCCGCCGCCTtgtgccgccgccgctgcgggcgGTGCGCGGCTGCCGCGGCTGCCGGCCGGACCCGGGCGCCGTTGCTAGGAGACGGGAGCGGTGACACAGGGAAATTGCGGCAGGGATGGCCgctgccgcctccccccgcccccgccacctGCCCACCTGCgcgcgccccgccggccccgccctcGGAGGCCCCGCCCAcagccgccccgccccggcctcGCCTTCTCTTcactccccgccccccccgcgtACAACGAGTGGGTGGCCGTGGGCGAGGTGcagccccttctctcctcccGTCTGCCCCGACCTGGGCTTTCCCAGGGATGTCCTCTCCTGAAGCACCTGAGATCTCGTCTCCTCTCACCGACTGGGTCCTTCCTGGGGTTCGCCGGTAATGGGATGCGGGAAGACCCTCCGTCTCCTTTCCACCAGTAGTGTCTCAGCAGCCTCGGGCTCAGCCACCCCACTTTagggttttttctccccaagtTTGCAGGAATGCTTAGGGAGGAAGCCAAGAAGCAGgtgaaaagatgaagaaagaggATGAAAGAAGAAAGTGGCACCTGAGATACGTCAGCAGTGTCACCCAGGATCTCTCATTTTCAGCAGGGACCAGGAAACGATGTTCTCTCCTGAGCTGCTTCATGAAAACTTCCATTAAATTGAAGCTATCACCTAAGTGAGACATAATCTAGCGTGTCTCATCACACTGCTTCTCGTATTCATGAGAGGAGATTAGTGCTGATTGCTTTAGTTGAGTCTTGCTACAGGTCCACTGTGAGCTAGAAAGGCAAATCTCAGGCAGGTAAATACAGAAAACTCATCCTCGGGTTTGCTTCTAATGTATGTTGAGTGGTTTTCAGGGGTGGATAGACCAAACCTGCCTTTTTGACCAGTGGCCTTGGATTCCTCTTGAAGCTGGGGTGTGACCTAGCCTGGGCCAAACCAGCTCTCTTCTACCACTGCTTGACCTCCTCTGTGGGAAGACTATTCTCTTTGTAAAACAGCCTGCCGGATACTGAAGGGCAATAAAGAGAATCTTTATGGTctcaaactgtttttaaaaataaaggttccAACACAGGTTGGAGGATTGTCAGTGAGATTATGCATATTCAGTTGAATTGTATATATTCCAGCCTCAgtaattctgcaattctgtgaatGTTCACCCAGACTGTGCTATTACGTGTCTTTCACCCCAACCATCAGCGCCTGATTTGAGAACAAACAAATCCTAAAGCAGCACATATGCATTTTAATGTCATTTGCAGTTTGTCTCAGCAAACTCACTGGGGGCACATTTCTTTTAGTACATATATAACTCTTGGTTATGCAACAGGCTTGAAATTTAAGATTTATTATTTAAGAACTTCTTTTAAAAGTGTGCTTTGAATGGTCTCGATGAACCCGAGTCTTCTGACATTCAGTAATTTGCTTTGTGTTCAGCCCAGACTATCAGAGAAAACCAAACATATCACATCTGTTTCCACTGGAGACCTGTATCACATCAATAATGCAGCATCACCAGGCTCTCCCTGAAAGTCTCCTGTGttagagaaagagggagaacGAGAGCGATTTTTTAAAGGGCAAAGAGCTCTTTTCCCTATCTGAgtcatattttctatttctgtcaAACTAAACCATTCTATTTAGCTATCTTTTTATACAACAGCCTTTCCATATTTTCATTGCTAAAGTTTTG
The nucleotide sequence above comes from Numenius arquata chromosome 4, bNumArq3.hap1.1, whole genome shotgun sequence. Encoded proteins:
- the TMEM200C gene encoding transmembrane protein 200C; this encodes MIATGGLLRISARKQDPLRPQSQVPKRKRKSKKKRKNDVVVVKGKLKLCSLSGLIALCGILVLLVGIALAVVGYWPKPNQVYREGGFSGGRQLAPQGGTPKNRSRSQEGAQTEIHLESHPRANTSTTATTRVSPQSPPTSSSPQASVGFLFRLFSSYLHSDKLKVLGPLIMGIGIFLFICANAVLHENRDKKTKIINLRDLYSTVIDAHSLRAKDGGTPASAPLNGFVNYVQSRGLELKPGSEGLGAAAMLARSSWPPGLGVSLSPPDLASSPRRSSFCTPPQPPSLAEAVYSIYREHAALAGRTVTSPPCSPPESWGRRSTASSIVGSSLSAFTLLPLAPSSGGGGWRRPPGEQGAREIPRGEFELSLTDLSSSRVEGGYGTRKHKLVLRRQSTSCLPDARRPLFPETPQSPAVSGGPDSSLLVKTSSYSKSLDLGGSPPSTPPAITKMDSQSSQSDPSSSNKGYSHLEEAGTSVESVANTPASKTQDCEEEPAEKMDPLKATSREQAGEQSQQTQRQYTNKEKLFMISRSHAALGLEDGELESTGI